A window from Candidatus Zixiibacteriota bacterium encodes these proteins:
- a CDS encoding Ig-like domain-containing protein — protein sequence MKKPTAAFLITVAMSALTGWTDAAAQGSITPIFSLSNTQQSTTSATLQNSDVVITAANLQNGQQYLILYSAAYGGSGGATVPEVVVGYGGTTIAAGSDEGSSNGTPEAMRDGSLHGYYILTGDGVSDLRIQWRTTNGGTAYITGKSLIAIPLAFLGQNDDYWFAQQNGDAAEVSTTAAFTDLISTTVNLPQAGDYLVLVSAEGWTPAGSSGNGEAFRTVINSVTQKAAMTKEWEDNNARRSFSYARIHSLAGGNNTITVQGGSGQGTASKSFRRGRIVVIRASSFDQLTSTSNNSDVTTTANHPTFDNFITHAYTPNQQEYVVVLGNTWGFQGTNLRSIIARLQNQTDAVTFSDFISDDAKDITFDRAMLSVFGTEQISTTKTYALQVSGESAYSTAHHFQYGDLIVWSMTTASDAPVLSFIGPQIVDINDTLSFTATATDPNGTTPLLSAENLPANATFFDNADGTGDFDFSPVAGQQGVYNVTFIASDGALADTEIVEITVTVPGQFTPVARVGAWTSGLTHTAGAGSDRLLVFAFGYENDGERPVTGVTYGGVAMTPAVTRVSGTTGFVAHASLWYLDEAGIVAATDNTFNVTVGGTAVAYDPAYAAATFENVEQTVPIVDADSNSTTGSTPNPLTIPLSVIDGAMSIGAFDAGNTGSYTWNNGWTEGADISATSSTMSTGENAETADGTSTASATHSGPNRQSAVAIALRPAPSPNQAPVVSDIPDQTIAEGSSFATINLDDYVSDIDNLDSEINWTYSGNIELLVDITARVATITTPSAEWNGSETITFTATDPTLLSDSDPATFTVTGVNDAPVVGDIPSQTIVEGGSFATLNLDDYVSDIDNLDSEINWTYSGNTELTVDIAARVATITTPTADWNGSETITFTATDPGLLNDSDPATFTVTAVNDAPVVVDIPNQTVAEGSAFTTITLDDYVSDVDNLDSEISWTHAGNTELTVDITARVATITIPDIEWSGSETITFTATDPGLLFDSDPATFTVTAVNDAPVVSDIPNQTVPEGSTFTTITLDDYVSDVDNLDSEISWTYAGNTELLVDITARVVTITTPTPDWNGSETITFTATDPGLLNDFDPATFTVTGVNDAPVVSDIPNQSVAEGSAFTTITLDDYVSDVDNLDSEIGWTYAGNIELTVSIVSRVATITIPDIEWNGSETITFTATDPGLLFDSDPATFTVTAVNDAPVVSDIPGETIVEGGSFATINLDDYASDIDNLDSEINWTYSGNTELTVSIVNRVATITIPSVDWNGSETITFTATDPGLLNDSDPATFTVTAVNDAPVVADIPNQTIVEGSSFTTINLDDYVSDIDNLDSEINWTYSGNTELLVDITARVATITTPNPDWNGSETITFTATDPGLLFDSDPATFTVTAVNDAPVVSDIPNQTIAEGSSFTTITLDDYVSDVDNLDSDISWTYAGNTELTVDITARVATITIPDIEWSGSETITFTATDPDLLFDSDPATFTVTAVNDAPVVSDIPGETIVEGGSFATINLDDYVSDID from the coding sequence ATGAAGAAACCAACCGCGGCATTCCTCATTACGGTGGCGATGTCCGCCCTGACGGGCTGGACGGATGCCGCCGCGCAGGGATCGATCACGCCGATCTTTTCCCTCTCCAACACGCAGCAGAGCACCACGTCAGCGACGCTGCAAAACAGCGACGTGGTCATCACGGCCGCGAATCTTCAAAACGGGCAGCAATACCTGATCCTCTACTCGGCGGCATACGGGGGCAGCGGCGGGGCCACCGTGCCGGAAGTCGTGGTCGGCTACGGCGGCACAACGATCGCCGCCGGGTCCGATGAGGGCTCCTCCAACGGCACGCCCGAGGCAATGCGCGACGGCTCGCTGCACGGCTACTACATTTTGACAGGCGACGGCGTCTCCGACCTGCGTATCCAATGGCGCACGACAAACGGGGGCACCGCCTACATTACCGGAAAATCGCTGATCGCCATCCCGCTGGCGTTTCTGGGCCAGAACGACGACTACTGGTTCGCCCAGCAAAACGGCGATGCCGCGGAAGTCTCGACCACCGCCGCGTTTACCGACCTCATTTCGACGACGGTAAACCTGCCGCAGGCCGGCGATTATCTCGTCCTCGTCAGCGCCGAAGGATGGACGCCAGCGGGCAGCTCCGGCAACGGCGAAGCATTTCGCACGGTCATCAACAGCGTGACTCAAAAAGCAGCGATGACCAAGGAGTGGGAAGACAATAATGCCCGCCGGTCGTTCTCATACGCGCGCATTCACTCCCTGGCCGGCGGCAATAACACGATCACGGTGCAGGGCGGATCGGGGCAGGGCACAGCGTCCAAATCGTTCCGGCGCGGACGGATCGTGGTCATTCGCGCTTCGTCCTTCGACCAGCTCACGTCGACGAGCAATAACAGCGACGTAACCACGACGGCGAATCATCCGACATTCGACAACTTCATCACGCATGCCTATACGCCCAATCAGCAGGAGTACGTCGTCGTTCTCGGCAATACCTGGGGATTTCAGGGCACCAACCTCCGCAGCATTATCGCACGTCTGCAGAATCAAACCGACGCCGTCACGTTCTCCGATTTTATTTCCGACGACGCAAAAGACATCACGTTCGACCGTGCAATGCTCTCTGTCTTCGGAACCGAGCAGATTTCGACGACGAAAACTTATGCCCTGCAGGTATCCGGCGAGTCGGCGTACTCCACGGCGCACCATTTCCAGTATGGCGACCTGATCGTCTGGAGCATGACGACGGCCAGCGACGCCCCGGTCCTCAGCTTTATCGGGCCACAAATCGTCGATATCAATGACACATTGAGTTTCACGGCCACCGCGACGGATCCCAACGGCACCACACCGTTGCTGTCGGCGGAGAATCTCCCGGCCAATGCGACGTTTTTCGATAATGCAGACGGCACCGGCGACTTCGACTTTAGTCCGGTTGCCGGCCAGCAGGGCGTCTACAATGTAACCTTCATCGCGTCCGATGGCGCGCTGGCCGACACGGAGATCGTCGAAATCACCGTCACGGTGCCGGGGCAGTTCACGCCGGTCGCGCGCGTCGGGGCCTGGACGAGTGGGCTGACCCACACCGCCGGAGCCGGCTCCGATCGCCTGCTGGTTTTCGCGTTCGGATATGAAAACGACGGCGAGCGTCCGGTCACCGGTGTCACCTATGGTGGCGTCGCGATGACGCCCGCGGTGACGCGCGTCAGCGGCACAACGGGATTCGTGGCGCATGCGTCGCTCTGGTATTTGGACGAAGCCGGAATCGTCGCAGCAACCGACAATACATTCAATGTCACAGTCGGCGGAACGGCCGTGGCATACGATCCGGCCTATGCCGCCGCGACATTCGAGAATGTCGAACAGACCGTGCCGATTGTCGATGCGGACAGCAACTCGACCACCGGCAGCACGCCCAATCCATTGACGATCCCGTTGTCGGTCATCGACGGCGCCATGTCGATCGGCGCGTTCGACGCGGGAAATACCGGCTCGTACACATGGAACAACGGCTGGACTGAGGGCGCCGATATCAGCGCCACCAGCAGCACGATGTCGACCGGCGAGAACGCCGAGACAGCCGATGGGACATCGACTGCCAGCGCAACCCACTCCGGGCCGAATCGTCAAAGCGCCGTGGCGATTGCGCTGCGTCCCGCGCCCTCCCCCAACCAGGCGCCGGTGGTGTCGGACATCCCGGATCAAACCATTGCCGAGGGCTCTTCATTCGCGACGATCAATCTCGACGACTACGTCAGCGATATTGACAATCTCGATTCAGAGATCAACTGGACCTACTCCGGCAATATCGAGCTGCTCGTTGATATCACCGCCCGTGTGGCGACGATCACGACCCCGAGTGCGGAGTGGAACGGCTCGGAGACGATTACGTTCACGGCGACCGATCCGACGCTGCTGTCAGATTCCGACCCCGCCACCTTCACAGTCACAGGCGTCAATGATGCTCCGGTCGTGGGGGATATACCCAGCCAGACGATAGTCGAGGGTGGCAGCTTCGCGACACTCAATCTTGATGACTATGTCAGCGACATTGACAATCTCGATTCAGAGATCAACTGGACATACTCCGGCAACACCGAGTTGACGGTCGATATCGCGGCCCGCGTGGCGACGATCACGACCCCGACAGCGGACTGGAACGGTTCCGAGACGATCACGTTCACAGCGACCGATCCGGGCCTGCTGAACGATTCCGATCCGGCGACGTTTACGGTCACGGCAGTGAATGATGCGCCAGTGGTTGTGGACATCCCGAATCAGACCGTGGCTGAGGGATCGGCCTTCACCACGATCACGCTTGACGACTATGTCAGTGACGTGGACAATCTGGACAGCGAGATCAGTTGGACCCACGCGGGCAACACTGAGTTGACGGTCGATATCACCGCCCGTGTGGCGACGATCACGATCCCGGATATCGAGTGGAGCGGCTCGGAGACGATCACGTTCACGGCGACCGATCCGGGCCTGCTGTTTGACTCCGACCCGGCGACGTTCACGGTGACCGCGGTCAATGATGCTCCGGTCGTATCCGACATTCCGAATCAAACCGTACCTGAGGGCTCGACTTTCACCACGATCACGCTCGATGACTATGTGAGTGACGTGGATAACCTCGATTCAGAGATCAGTTGGACCTACGCGGGCAACACCGAATTGCTCGTTGACATCACCGCCCGTGTGGTGACGATTACGACCCCGACACCGGACTGGAACGGCTCGGAGACGATCACGTTTACGGCGACCGATCCGGGTCTGTTGAACGATTTCGACCCCGCCACCTTCACGGTCACAGGTGTTAATGATGCTCCGGTCGTATCCGACATTCCGAATCAATCCGTAGCTGAGGGATCGGCCTTCACGACGATTACGCTCGATGACTATGTGAGTGACGTGGATAATCTCGATTCAGAGATCGGTTGGACCTACGCGGGCAACATCGAACTGACAGTCAGTATCGTCAGCCGTGTGGCGACGATCACGATTCCGGACATCGAGTGGAACGGCTCGGAGACGATCACGTTCACGGCGACCGATCCGGGCCTGCTGTTTGACTCCGACCCGGCGACGTTCACGGTGACCGCGGTCAATGATGCGCCGGTGGTATCGGACATCCCCGGCGAGACGATTGTCGAGGGTGGCAGCTTCGCGACAATCAATCTTGATGACTATGCCAGCGACATTGACAACCTGGACAGTGAGATCAACTGGACATACTCCGGCAACACCGAGTTGACAGTCAGTATCGTCAACCGTGTGGCGACGATCACGATCCCGAGTGTGGACTGGAACGGCTCGGAGACGATCACGTTTACGGCGACCGATCCGGGCCTGCTGAACGATTCCGATCCGGCGACGTTCACGGTGACCGCGGTCAACGATGCGCCGGTGGTTGCGGACATCCCGAATCAAACCATTGTCGAGGGCTCTTCATTCACGACGATCAATCTCGACGACTACGTCAGCGATATTGACAATCTCGATTCAGAGATCAACTGGACATACTCCGGCAACACCGAGCTGCTCGTTGACATCACGGCCCGTGTGGCGACGATCACGACACCCAATCCGGACTGGAACGGTTCGGAGACGATCACGTTCACGGCGACCGATCCCGGCCTGCTGTTTGACTCCGACCCGGCGACGTTCACGGTAACTGCCGTCAACGATGCGCCGGTCGTGTCCGACATTCCGAATCAAACCATTGCCGAGGGTTCTTCATTCACGACGATCACACTCGACGACTATGTCAGCGACGTGGACAATCTGGACAGTGATATCAGTTGGACATACGCGGGCAACACCGAGTTGACGGTCGATATCACGGCACGTGTGGCGACGATCACGATTCCGGACATCGAGTGGAGCGGTTCGGAGACGATCACGTTCACGGCGACCGATCCGGACCTGCTGTTTGACTCCGACCCGGCGACGTTCACGGTGACCGCGGTCAACGATGCGCCGGTGGTATCGGACATCCCCGGCGAGACGATTGTCGAGGGTGGCAGCTTCGCGACGATCAATCTCGACGACTACGTCAGCGATATTGACAA
- a CDS encoding PFL family protein — protein MPLDQREIIETIRMTTAEHLDIRTVTVGISLRDCRCDSAAATGEKMAAKIRRVASGMVSAAHQVASEYGTPIANTRVAITPLAIVADGFSASEMVGIGRDLDAAAAQIGVDYLGGFSALVQKGSTIGDRALMEAIPELLSTTQRVCSSVNVASTKAGINMDAVNVMGHAIHATAEKTAAANGVGCAKLVVFCNVPEDNPFVAGAFHGVSEPETTINVGISGPGVILEAVRTAGDCDLGDLAETIKRTAFKITRMGEMVGRLMSRRLGVPFGIVDISLAPTPVEGDSVAQVIEAMGISRFGAPGSTAALYLLNDAVKKGGLMASSYVGGMSGAFIPVAEDAGMTAAIEAGALSIEKLEALTAVCSVGLDMLAIPGATTPQTIAAIIADEMAIGVANNKTTAVRVIPVPNRSPGDRVEFGGLLGSATVMPVPRFVSDEFVSRGGRIPAPATALTN, from the coding sequence ATGCCCCTGGATCAGCGCGAAATCATCGAAACGATCCGCATGACGACCGCGGAGCACCTGGACATCCGCACCGTCACCGTCGGCATCTCGCTGCGCGATTGCCGATGCGACAGCGCCGCGGCCACCGGCGAGAAAATGGCGGCCAAGATCCGTCGCGTGGCATCAGGGATGGTGAGCGCGGCGCATCAGGTGGCCTCCGAATATGGCACCCCGATCGCCAACACGCGTGTCGCCATCACCCCCCTGGCCATCGTCGCGGATGGATTCAGCGCGTCCGAGATGGTCGGCATCGGACGAGACCTCGATGCCGCCGCCGCCCAGATCGGCGTCGATTATTTGGGTGGGTTCTCCGCGCTCGTACAGAAGGGTTCGACGATTGGCGATCGCGCCCTCATGGAGGCGATCCCCGAACTGCTCTCGACGACACAGCGCGTTTGTTCATCGGTCAATGTTGCGTCCACCAAGGCCGGCATCAACATGGATGCCGTCAATGTCATGGGCCACGCCATCCACGCCACCGCCGAGAAGACCGCCGCCGCCAACGGCGTGGGGTGCGCCAAACTCGTGGTCTTTTGCAATGTCCCCGAAGACAACCCCTTTGTCGCCGGAGCATTCCACGGTGTCTCAGAACCGGAAACGACGATCAATGTCGGGATCTCCGGGCCGGGGGTCATCCTCGAAGCGGTGCGGACCGCCGGCGACTGTGATCTCGGCGATCTCGCCGAGACGATCAAGCGAACCGCCTTCAAGATCACCCGAATGGGGGAGATGGTCGGCCGGTTGATGAGCCGACGGCTCGGGGTTCCGTTCGGAATCGTGGACATTTCGCTGGCGCCCACCCCGGTTGAGGGGGACTCCGTCGCACAGGTGATCGAGGCCATGGGGATTTCGCGCTTCGGTGCGCCCGGATCGACAGCGGCCCTGTATCTGCTCAACGATGCCGTCAAGAAAGGGGGACTGATGGCGTCCTCCTATGTGGGTGGGATGAGCGGCGCATTCATCCCGGTGGCCGAAGATGCCGGCATGACCGCCGCCATCGAGGCCGGCGCGCTCTCGATCGAGAAGCTCGAGGCCCTGACCGCTGTCTGTTCCGTTGGCCTGGATATGCTGGCGATACCCGGCGCCACGACTCCACAGACCATCGCCGCGATTATCGCCGATGAGATGGCCATCGGCGTGGCCAACAATAAGACCACCGCCGTGCGGGTCATCCCCGTCCCCAATCGGTCGCCCGGCGACCGTGTCGAGTTCGGCGGCCTGCTCGGTTCGGCCACCGTCATGCCGGTCCCCCGGTTTGTCTCCGATGAATTCGTATCGCGCGGCGGTCGCATACCCGCCCCTGCTACAGCCCTGACTAATTGA
- a CDS encoding T9SS type A sorting domain-containing protein, whose amino-acid sequence MKRIGMTICLAACLVFLLSAPALALNAASGENKAVGAATTGITAGVFFENDVELSAAVFPLELRTSTNGAYIAVAPSFTVTVQGRLVGSVLTAAGGGFQTVNYQNTPGAQVCSGPTSSTYAGFSGAPNSDGISPDGYLFSGVAGGVTFFPIGSDGGTPSLLFTFDGNGLVGDFVIDTACFAPGSHLNYANNVGAPVAVSWTAGTITLLADLCPTEPTFTDAVINVTVGQQAQNQASSSDPDNTGGLGFCEVGNGIGDVSASGLWTYTADCADVGQHQVTVGVGDNANACPCDQASFTVNVNATPLVVSCTDETVHWNPGTASKDVENSVSGGCDPYSYVLLTPEGSLTGSVWDYDGDCGDAFTVQIEVTDDAGQVEICEFDYTATNTAPSCENLAPTLTPQGAPVVIPFAASDADGDALTYSKTSGPAWADFNGNNLEATRPGGETNAETVEYWLSDGCDSVLCSHDLIFENPCISVQDEAGNAYTEVLNGMNATICIVAEHGAVPDDAGGFDLLVCYDQSALSFLGASQPSLADGGPGWEYFTWRTGMFGGNCGGGCPDGFIRLVGIADMNNGVALDPLLFNLDGDILACLTFFVTADRNFINTCPHVGFCSYDCGDNTISSRSGDTLWVPRFDGGVAFGPNYECPEDPKYEFVREISFCGGAICIIEPPDDRGDLNLNGIANEIGDAVLYARYFIYGGTVWNPDATLAQVQILASDINDDGIVLTVADLIYLIRILTGDEQPFPAQPKLSPYANSLDVITDRVNNAVTVRTVGSVELGGAVFVYRYAGLEVGEPELTSGEGMTIRSAARNGELRILVAPDPENPTHLVAGAHNLVRIPVSGDGSMELVEVQASDRSGALLSVNSASVLRPTEYSLHQNYPNPFNAGTVIKVDLKEQSDWSLTIYNVAGQSVRSFSGANDIGVSVTWDGTDESHSPVASGMYFYRLSAGEFTATKKMVLLK is encoded by the coding sequence ATGAAGCGAATTGGAATGACCATTTGCCTGGCAGCTTGTTTGGTCTTCCTCCTGAGCGCCCCGGCCCTTGCGCTGAACGCTGCGTCTGGTGAGAACAAAGCCGTGGGTGCTGCGACGACGGGGATAACCGCCGGTGTTTTCTTCGAGAACGATGTTGAGCTCTCGGCTGCGGTGTTTCCGCTCGAACTGCGAACGAGCACTAACGGCGCTTACATCGCCGTGGCTCCGTCATTTACGGTCACGGTTCAGGGCCGACTTGTCGGCAGCGTGCTGACGGCCGCAGGCGGAGGTTTCCAGACAGTCAACTACCAGAACACGCCAGGCGCACAAGTCTGTTCGGGTCCGACATCCAGCACGTATGCGGGTTTCAGCGGTGCTCCGAACTCGGATGGCATCAGCCCGGATGGGTACCTGTTCAGCGGCGTTGCCGGCGGGGTGACCTTTTTCCCGATCGGATCTGACGGCGGGACGCCTTCCCTGCTGTTCACCTTCGACGGCAACGGCCTCGTCGGTGACTTCGTGATCGACACCGCCTGCTTTGCGCCCGGAAGCCACCTGAACTACGCCAACAACGTTGGCGCTCCGGTCGCGGTGTCTTGGACCGCGGGGACCATCACCCTGTTGGCCGATCTGTGCCCGACAGAGCCGACCTTTACCGACGCCGTCATCAATGTGACGGTTGGGCAGCAAGCCCAGAACCAGGCCAGTTCCAGCGACCCGGATAACACCGGTGGTCTGGGGTTCTGCGAAGTCGGGAACGGTATCGGTGACGTCAGTGCGAGCGGCCTGTGGACCTACACGGCGGACTGTGCCGATGTCGGTCAACATCAAGTGACAGTCGGCGTCGGCGACAACGCCAACGCTTGTCCTTGCGACCAGGCCTCGTTTACGGTCAACGTAAACGCGACCCCGTTGGTTGTCAGTTGCACCGACGAGACGGTTCACTGGAATCCGGGCACCGCGTCGAAAGACGTTGAGAACTCGGTTTCCGGCGGCTGCGATCCGTACAGCTACGTGCTGCTGACGCCTGAGGGATCGCTCACCGGTTCGGTTTGGGATTACGACGGTGATTGCGGCGACGCATTCACGGTCCAAATCGAAGTGACGGATGACGCCGGTCAGGTCGAGATTTGCGAGTTCGACTACACGGCGACCAACACCGCTCCGAGCTGTGAGAACCTTGCTCCGACACTCACCCCGCAGGGGGCACCGGTTGTGATTCCCTTTGCGGCCAGTGATGCCGATGGCGATGCTCTCACCTACAGCAAGACCAGCGGTCCGGCATGGGCCGACTTCAACGGCAACAACCTTGAAGCGACTCGTCCCGGCGGCGAGACCAATGCCGAAACAGTCGAGTACTGGTTGTCGGACGGCTGCGACTCGGTATTGTGCTCGCATGACCTCATCTTCGAGAACCCCTGCATTTCGGTTCAGGATGAGGCCGGCAACGCGTACACCGAGGTGCTCAACGGCATGAACGCCACGATTTGCATCGTGGCCGAGCATGGCGCAGTGCCCGATGACGCGGGCGGTTTCGATCTGCTGGTCTGCTACGATCAGAGCGCACTGTCCTTCCTGGGTGCGTCGCAGCCCTCGCTGGCTGACGGCGGTCCGGGTTGGGAGTACTTCACGTGGCGTACAGGCATGTTCGGTGGTAATTGCGGCGGCGGCTGCCCGGATGGATTCATCCGTCTGGTCGGCATTGCCGACATGAACAATGGTGTCGCGCTGGATCCCCTGCTGTTCAACCTCGATGGCGACATCCTGGCGTGTCTGACGTTCTTCGTGACGGCGGACCGCAATTTCATCAACACCTGCCCGCACGTCGGGTTCTGCTCGTATGACTGCGGAGACAACACCATCTCCAGCAGGTCGGGCGATACGCTCTGGGTGCCGCGCTTTGACGGCGGCGTCGCGTTCGGCCCCAACTACGAGTGCCCGGAAGATCCGAAGTATGAATTCGTCCGCGAGATTTCGTTCTGCGGCGGCGCGATTTGCATCATCGAGCCCCCGGACGATCGCGGCGATCTGAACCTCAACGGTATCGCCAACGAGATCGGCGACGCGGTCCTCTATGCCAGATACTTCATCTATGGCGGCACGGTCTGGAATCCCGACGCCACATTGGCGCAGGTCCAGATTCTGGCCTCCGACATCAATGATGACGGCATCGTGCTCACCGTGGCCGACCTGATCTACCTCATTCGCATTCTGACCGGTGACGAACAGCCGTTCCCGGCCCAGCCGAAACTCTCGCCGTATGCCAACTCTCTGGACGTCATCACCGACCGTGTCAACAACGCGGTCACCGTCCGGACCGTCGGCAGTGTCGAGCTCGGCGGCGCCGTGTTCGTCTATCGCTATGCCGGTCTTGAGGTTGGCGAACCCGAACTCACCAGCGGCGAAGGCATGACGATCCGTTCCGCGGCCCGCAATGGCGAGCTGCGAATCCTCGTCGCGCCCGATCCGGAAAACCCGACCCACCTGGTCGCGGGCGCGCACAACCTCGTGCGCATCCCGGTCAGCGGTGACGGTTCGATGGAGTTGGTGGAAGTCCAGGCCTCGGATAGAAGCGGCGCGCTGTTGAGCGTCAATTCGGCCAGCGTGCTCCGTCCAACGGAGTACTCGCTGCACCAGAACTATCCGAACCCGTTCAACGCCGGTACAGTGATCAAAGTCGACCTGAAAGAACAGAGCGACTGGTCGCTGACCATTTACAACGTCGCCGGTCAGTCGGTCCGCTCATTCAGCGGCGCCAATGACATCGGCGTCTCTGTAACGTGGGACGGCACGGACGAAAGCCATTCGCCGGTTGCCAGCGGTATGTACTTCTATCGCTTGAGTGCCGGTGAGTTCACGGCTACAAAGAAGATGGTCCTGTTGAAGTAA
- a CDS encoding cohesin domain-containing protein, with protein sequence MKPTQVNHGRLDGHRYAGLTALAALSALAALLLSPADAEGQTPSTLDTLRIVNIANVSPGDTFDIEIYLRHVDTIGAFNLRFSFDSTRIEPLYAPEGPPDLDWTRLLGPTTEEIAGEAQPPYFGFGVTRPADGSIVLGSFLLYPNPNGNPSMVVPPSAGVAYRIRWEVKSTAPLGTTSLTFVNDPVFPSSFNTIASANGFFFKRPVLTNGVVVIGEPDDDTTDTPVNDPPVIPALASPLSVNQGDLLTFAVTATDPDGDSLTLTASNLPTGAQFTPNNPIGGRIQVAGTFRWTPTFAQTGSYVVSFQAIDSAGLSSTIRNVTIDVIEVPTDLLFTTSVSGQDPQGGIPGAPDVVVPIDLQSIQSNYGVQFDFVYDPTVFIVTQLQSTDRLPGFSIYDNVGETPGRLRVIAFSLTGDPIAAGSSPVIFNVIGDIAPGALPGAYDIVFENSWESINPDPNVASVPLTTTDGQIFVDNLGDANVDTRVDVGDVVAVVGYILGDFTFNTRQFRAGDVIDNDTLDVFDLVEIINLIFGVPLGAPQSLATGAPATVDFVYVPDQRSYILSADSPTDIAGAQFEIVYDPSAVSLGMPLRLDGSNGVDFQYRNRPDGRMVGLFTYDPRTDVMLQPGRRELLRIPLLYAASDESPVQLREIKLSDPYAQPIEVAGFGGVPRSFILDQNYPNPFNAGTTIGLRIDGAGVNGRIDTRLEIYNVLGQKVRTLFSGELSPGRHVMEWDGRDDSDRAAASGLYFYRLVSGKQSETRKMVLLK encoded by the coding sequence ATGAAGCCAACTCAGGTCAATCACGGGCGTTTGGACGGCCATCGTTACGCGGGCCTTACGGCCCTGGCGGCGTTATCGGCGCTGGCGGCGCTGTTGCTGTCTCCGGCCGATGCCGAAGGACAGACGCCGTCGACACTCGACACGCTGCGGATCGTCAATATCGCGAATGTCTCGCCAGGCGATACGTTTGACATTGAGATCTATCTCCGACACGTAGACACTATCGGAGCGTTCAATCTCAGATTCTCTTTCGACTCAACACGAATAGAGCCGTTATATGCCCCTGAGGGTCCGCCAGATCTTGACTGGACGCGGCTGCTCGGCCCGACAACAGAGGAGATAGCGGGGGAGGCCCAACCCCCTTACTTCGGATTTGGCGTCACAAGGCCTGCTGACGGCTCGATCGTCCTGGGCTCATTCCTGCTGTATCCGAACCCGAATGGCAATCCGAGTATGGTAGTGCCGCCGAGCGCCGGCGTGGCCTACCGCATACGGTGGGAAGTAAAGTCTACGGCACCGCTTGGCACCACATCGCTTACATTCGTGAATGACCCGGTTTTTCCAAGCTCTTTCAATACCATTGCGTCTGCCAATGGGTTCTTCTTTAAGCGCCCTGTCCTCACAAACGGGGTCGTCGTCATCGGTGAGCCTGATGATGACACCACAGATACGCCGGTGAATGATCCGCCCGTCATTCCAGCGCTGGCGTCGCCGCTTTCGGTCAACCAGGGAGATCTGCTCACGTTTGCGGTCACGGCAACGGACCCGGACGGTGACAGTCTTACGCTGACGGCTTCCAATCTGCCGACTGGTGCGCAATTCACACCGAACAATCCGATAGGCGGACGCATACAGGTCGCGGGAACATTCCGCTGGACTCCGACCTTCGCGCAAACCGGCTCATACGTGGTCAGTTTTCAGGCGATCGACTCGGCTGGGCTGTCGAGCACCATCCGCAATGTGACAATCGATGTGATTGAAGTGCCGACCGACTTGTTGTTTACCACCTCGGTGTCTGGGCAGGATCCGCAGGGAGGGATTCCGGGCGCCCCGGATGTCGTCGTCCCCATCGATTTGCAGTCGATTCAGTCGAACTACGGCGTGCAGTTTGATTTTGTCTACGACCCCACGGTCTTCATCGTCACGCAATTGCAATCGACCGACCGATTACCGGGGTTCAGCATATACGACAACGTGGGCGAGACGCCGGGACGGCTGCGGGTCATAGCATTCTCGCTGACGGGCGATCCGATTGCGGCCGGATCGTCGCCGGTGATCTTCAATGTCATCGGCGACATTGCACCGGGAGCGCTGCCCGGCGCGTATGACATTGTCTTCGAAAACTCCTGGGAATCGATCAATCCCGATCCCAACGTGGCGTCGGTCCCGTTGACGACGACCGACGGCCAGATTTTCGTCGATAATCTCGGTGATGCCAACGTCGACACGCGCGTCGACGTCGGCGACGTCGTGGCGGTCGTCGGGTATATCCTCGGCGATTTCACCTTCAACACGCGGCAGTTCCGCGCCGGCGACGTCATTGACAACGACACGCTCGACGTGTTCGATTTGGTGGAGATCATCAATCTGATCTTCGGCGTGCCTCTGGGCGCGCCGCAGTCGCTGGCGACGGGCGCCCCGGCAACGGTCGACTTCGTGTATGTCCCCGATCAGCGTTCTTACATCCTGAGTGCCGATTCGCCGACCGACATCGCGGGCGCGCAGTTTGAGATCGTCTACGACCCGAGCGCCGTGTCACTCGGCATGCCGTTGCGGCTCGACGGCTCAAACGGAGTCGATTTCCAGTACCGCAATCGCCCCGACGGCCGGATGGTCGGATTGTTTACCTACGATCCGCGCACCGATGTCATGCTCCAGCCGGGACGCCGCGAGCTGCTGCGCATCCCGTTGCTCTATGCGGCCTCGGATGAGTCGCCGGTGCAACTACGCGAAATCAAGCTCTCCGACCCGTACGCGCAGCCGATCGAGGTGGCGGGATTCGGCGGCGTGCCGCGCAGCTTCATCCTCGATCAGAACTACCCGAATCCGTTCAACGCCGGAACGACGATCGGTCTCCGCATCGACGGCGCCGGCGTCAACGGGCGCATCGACACGCGGCTTGAGATTTACAACGTTCTCGGACAGAAAGTGCGCACGCTCTTCAGCGGTGAGCTTTCGCCGGGACGGCATGTCATGGAATGGGACGGCCGGGATGATTCGGACCGCGCCGCGGCCAGCGGGCTGTACTTCTACCGGCTTGTTTCCGGAAAACAGTCCGAAACACGGAAGATGGTGCTGTTGAAGTAG